A single region of the Pseudoxanthobacter soli DSM 19599 genome encodes:
- a CDS encoding DUF58 domain-containing protein has protein sequence MSDVPSDALRGIVARLDELIAARPDGAAGGFAPNGKVRTHEYGAFRSTFHGRGMEFDEARIYQPGDDIRTIDWRVTARTGKVHTKLFHEERERPVLIMADIRTAMRFGTRAMFKSVLAAKAAAVLTWVAIEGNDRVGGMVLSPHGQRQFRPQRSRARILAFVKAISEATAEGFDEEGFAIERPAAEPTLADALGRLRLTARPGTLVFIVSDFHDFDEAAGRELSRLARHSHVTNLLVYDGIEADAPQRGVYSVSDGEAVAMLDADSDAVRQAYARRFRERRETIEALCRQRGMAFVPLVTGQDPTDVLHPERLRAAGRLRRTAA, from the coding sequence GTCCCGTCCGATGCCCTCCGCGGGATCGTCGCACGCCTCGATGAACTGATCGCCGCACGCCCCGACGGGGCCGCGGGCGGCTTCGCGCCGAACGGCAAGGTGCGGACCCACGAATACGGCGCCTTCCGCTCCACCTTCCACGGGCGCGGCATGGAGTTCGACGAGGCGCGGATCTACCAGCCGGGCGACGATATCCGCACCATCGACTGGCGCGTGACGGCCCGGACCGGCAAGGTCCACACCAAGCTGTTCCATGAAGAGCGCGAGCGGCCGGTGCTGATCATGGCCGATATCCGCACCGCCATGCGGTTCGGCACCCGCGCGATGTTCAAGTCCGTGCTGGCCGCCAAGGCCGCTGCGGTTCTGACCTGGGTCGCCATCGAGGGCAACGACCGCGTCGGGGGAATGGTGCTTTCGCCCCACGGCCAGCGCCAGTTCCGCCCGCAGCGAAGCCGGGCGCGCATCCTCGCCTTCGTCAAGGCCATCTCAGAGGCGACCGCCGAGGGTTTCGACGAGGAAGGCTTCGCCATCGAGCGCCCAGCGGCCGAGCCGACCCTTGCCGACGCGCTCGGGCGGCTGCGGCTGACCGCGCGGCCCGGCACGCTGGTGTTCATCGTCAGCGACTTCCACGATTTCGACGAGGCGGCCGGCCGGGAGCTGTCTCGGCTCGCGCGACACAGCCACGTCACCAACCTGCTCGTCTATGACGGCATCGAGGCCGATGCGCCGCAGCGCGGGGTCTACAGCGTCAGCGACGGCGAGGCCGTGGCGATGCTCGACGCCGACAGCGATGCGGTGCGGCAGGCCTATGCCCGTCGCTTCCGCGAGCGGCGCGAGACGATCGAGGCGCTTTGCCGCCAGCGCGGCATGGCGTTCGTGCCGCTCGTCACCGGCCAGGACCCGACCGACGTGCTGCACCCCGAACGGCTGCGCGCGGCCGGGCGCTTGCGGAGGACGGCGGCATGA